A window of the Teredinibacter franksiae genome harbors these coding sequences:
- a CDS encoding DUF6316 family protein, whose amino-acid sequence MNRTGEECGLPNRSNRYFQKSEYWYYSTREGVDIGPFDTMHEAETGASDFIDFIIHAEPDVIQTLERYSGKAA is encoded by the coding sequence ATGAACAGAACTGGCGAAGAATGTGGTTTACCAAACCGCTCCAATCGTTATTTTCAAAAGAGTGAGTACTGGTATTACAGCACGCGAGAAGGCGTAGATATCGGTCCTTTCGACACCATGCACGAAGCCGAAACAGGCGCGAGTGATTTTATCGACTTTATTATTCACGCCGAGCCTGATGTTATTCAAACGCTCGAGCGTTACTCAGGTAAAGCGGCCTAA
- a CDS encoding S41 family peptidase, with the protein MKFIALRLHLLICSTLLFTLAFSVNLSAEELVASETKAEEETISVLPLEDLRIFTKAYDHIRHAYIEDIDDRTLLEYAIRGMLEQLDPHSAFLDASSFDDLQVHTTGEFGGLGIEVGMENGFIKVISPIDETPAARAGVEAGDLIIKLDDATVKGMTLDEAVEKMRGNKDTDIVLTIVREGTDQPFDLTLTRDIIKVRSVRSEILENDFGYLRIAQFQVNTARDLEAAYKKLLKENSDLRGLVLDLRNNPGGVLQASVGVTDLFLDGGLVVYTEGRLSEANTKYQATPGDMTNAMPLVVLINDGSASASEIVAGALQDHRRALLLGTRSFGKGSVQTVIPITDDRAVKLTTALYYTPNGRSIQAQGIEPDINVERVRVTAVRPRISVKEADLSGHLKNKKGGEEVNSKDDKAETGLHNRDSQLYEALNILKSLDLFRQSPVEADATNDSAQG; encoded by the coding sequence ATGAAATTCATTGCTCTTCGTCTACACCTGCTTATTTGCTCCACCTTACTTTTCACCCTAGCTTTTAGTGTGAACCTGTCTGCCGAGGAACTCGTGGCCAGCGAAACCAAGGCCGAAGAGGAAACCATTAGTGTTCTGCCTCTCGAAGACCTCCGGATATTCACCAAAGCCTACGACCACATTCGCCATGCCTATATCGAAGATATCGACGACCGCACCCTGCTGGAATACGCGATTCGTGGCATGCTCGAACAACTAGACCCGCACTCGGCCTTCCTCGACGCCTCCTCTTTCGATGACCTTCAGGTGCACACCACCGGCGAGTTCGGCGGGCTAGGCATTGAAGTAGGCATGGAAAACGGCTTCATCAAAGTTATATCACCTATCGACGAAACACCTGCCGCACGTGCGGGCGTAGAAGCCGGCGACCTCATCATCAAACTTGACGACGCTACAGTCAAAGGCATGACACTGGATGAAGCCGTGGAAAAAATGCGCGGCAATAAAGATACCGATATCGTACTGACCATTGTTCGCGAAGGCACAGACCAACCGTTTGATCTGACCCTTACCCGCGACATTATTAAAGTACGCAGTGTTCGCTCCGAAATTCTCGAAAACGATTTTGGCTATCTGCGCATTGCACAATTTCAGGTGAATACGGCGAGGGATTTAGAAGCCGCCTATAAAAAACTACTGAAAGAAAATAGTGACTTGCGCGGTCTGGTTCTGGATTTACGCAACAACCCAGGCGGCGTATTACAAGCCTCTGTTGGCGTTACCGACCTGTTTTTAGACGGCGGGCTAGTCGTGTATACCGAAGGGCGGCTAAGCGAAGCTAACACCAAATACCAAGCCACCCCTGGTGATATGACCAACGCAATGCCACTGGTGGTGTTAATTAACGATGGCTCTGCCAGCGCCTCAGAAATTGTCGCCGGGGCCCTACAAGACCACCGCCGCGCACTGCTTTTGGGCACCCGCAGTTTCGGTAAAGGCTCGGTGCAAACCGTTATTCCCATCACCGATGATCGCGCCGTTAAACTTACCACTGCACTTTACTATACGCCCAACGGTCGCTCTATACAGGCTCAGGGCATCGAACCCGACATCAATGTCGAGCGCGTAAGAGTCACGGCGGTCCGTCCACGTATATCGGTAAAAGAAGCCGACTTAAGTGGCCACCTCAAAAACAAAAAAGGTGGAGAAGAGGTTAATTCCAAAGATGACAAAGCCGAAACCGGCCTACACAACCGAGACAGCCAACTCTACGAAGCACTCAATATTCTGAAGAGCCTAGACCTCTTCCGTCAGTCCCCGGTAGAAGCCGATGCCACTAACGATAGCGCACAGGGCTAA
- a CDS encoding rhodanese-like domain-containing protein — protein MVFLTEQWMLVAILSVLAVAFFIVESRKGGAALTHHEVVRLLNDDNAVVVDVRDSKEYKAGHIAEAINIPFAKIATRYTELEKHRGKTLVVVCKMGQRSAAAGKTLKDKGFTVSRLQGDMVEWQNQNLPVIKG, from the coding sequence ATGGTATTTCTTACCGAGCAGTGGATGTTAGTGGCCATTCTCTCGGTGCTGGCTGTTGCTTTTTTTATAGTTGAAAGCCGCAAAGGCGGTGCAGCGCTTACTCATCACGAGGTTGTTCGTTTATTAAATGACGATAATGCGGTTGTGGTGGATGTGCGTGACAGTAAAGAATATAAGGCCGGGCATATTGCCGAAGCGATTAATATCCCTTTCGCTAAAATTGCTACGCGTTACACCGAGCTGGAAAAGCATCGGGGTAAGACCTTGGTTGTCGTGTGCAAAATGGGGCAACGTTCCGCCGCCGCAGGTAAAACGCTTAAAGACAAGGGCTTTACCGTGAGTCGCTTACAGGGTGACATGGTTGAATGGCAAAACCAGAATTTGCCCGTGATTAAAGGTTGA
- the gpmA gene encoding 2,3-diphosphoglycerate-dependent phosphoglycerate mutase yields the protein MYKLVLIRHGESQWNLENRFTGWHDVDLTDAGIAQARNGGRLLKEAGFEFDLAYSSVLTRAMRTLSLALEEMGQMWLPTQRHWRLNERHYGALTGLDKAETAAKHGEDQVKVWRRSFDVPPPEVGEDSEHFPGQDPRYAGIDLRILPKAESLKLTIDRVLPYWHDVIRPSILDGKRVIVAAHGNSLRALVKYLDGMSDEEVLELNIPTGVPLVYELDENLNPLKKEYLGDADSIKAMMDAVAKQGQAK from the coding sequence ATGTACAAATTGGTATTAATTCGCCACGGCGAAAGCCAGTGGAACCTAGAGAACCGTTTCACCGGTTGGCACGATGTGGATCTGACTGATGCCGGTATCGCGCAGGCCCGCAATGGCGGTCGCTTGCTGAAAGAGGCGGGTTTTGAATTTGACCTGGCGTACTCTTCAGTTCTTACCCGCGCTATGCGCACTTTGTCGCTAGCGCTAGAGGAAATGGGCCAGATGTGGCTGCCTACTCAACGCCATTGGCGTTTGAACGAGCGTCACTACGGTGCGCTTACTGGTTTGGATAAAGCTGAAACTGCCGCCAAGCACGGCGAAGATCAGGTCAAGGTTTGGCGTCGTAGCTTTGACGTACCGCCACCTGAAGTGGGCGAAGATAGCGAACACTTTCCGGGCCAAGACCCACGTTATGCGGGTATTGACCTTCGTATTTTGCCTAAGGCTGAGAGCCTTAAGCTGACCATCGATCGCGTACTCCCCTATTGGCATGACGTTATTCGCCCCTCTATTTTGGACGGTAAGCGCGTTATCGTTGCCGCACACGGCAATAGTCTGCGTGCATTGGTTAAGTACCTCGATGGCATGAGCGATGAGGAAGTGCTCGAACTCAATATTCCTACCGGTGTACCTTTGGTGTATGAGCTGGACGAAAACCTGAATCCTCTGAAGAAAGAGTACCTTGGCGATGCCGATTCGATTAAAGCGATGATGGATGCAGTGGCCAAGCAGGGCCAGGCCAAGTAA
- a CDS encoding murein hydrolase activator EnvC family protein — MYSFIVALTSVICIYSCSLFADEQADQEKLDKVKKAIAELKAELEATKGSRAQMLKSLEKSEKEIGNLSTKANKLKGELNLQQKNLNELRDERSQLHKHKTSQQSLVGQHINAAYRLGQQSNLRLLLNQQDPSTVARNLKYYDYVIRARSDRIDAFTQTIQRINTLEPEISYQAEKLAHNHHQLREKQTQLQSAQKKRKSTLSRLDSSIANQGQELKSLNQDRSRLEELLNQVTAWLDDIKVPQTGKFSKFKGKLPWPANGRVLKNYGASRVGNKMSWQGMLIGSKSGAPVSAVHHGRIIFSDYLRGHGLLIIIDHGDGYMTLYAHNQALYKELGEWVGVGEVIASVGNSGGQQKFALYFELRYKGKPTNPKRWFKSA; from the coding sequence ATGTATTCCTTCATCGTCGCCCTAACCAGTGTCATCTGTATCTACAGTTGCAGCCTGTTTGCCGACGAGCAGGCCGACCAAGAAAAGCTGGATAAAGTCAAAAAGGCTATCGCCGAATTAAAGGCCGAACTGGAAGCGACCAAGGGCAGTCGCGCGCAAATGCTTAAAAGTTTGGAAAAATCAGAAAAGGAAATTGGCAACCTCAGCACCAAAGCCAATAAGCTCAAGGGCGAGCTTAATCTCCAGCAAAAGAATTTGAACGAGCTACGCGACGAACGCAGCCAGCTGCACAAACATAAAACCTCACAACAATCGTTAGTGGGGCAGCACATCAACGCCGCATACAGGCTGGGCCAACAGAGCAACCTGCGCCTACTGTTGAATCAACAAGACCCCTCCACCGTTGCGCGTAACCTCAAGTATTACGACTATGTCATACGTGCGCGCAGTGACCGAATAGACGCGTTCACCCAAACTATTCAGCGTATTAACACCCTGGAACCCGAGATTAGCTACCAAGCTGAAAAGCTTGCACATAACCATCACCAACTGAGAGAAAAGCAGACCCAACTACAATCGGCTCAAAAAAAAAGAAAATCCACACTTAGCCGGCTCGACTCCAGTATTGCTAATCAGGGCCAGGAGCTCAAATCGCTCAACCAGGACCGCAGCCGTTTAGAAGAGCTGCTCAACCAAGTAACCGCGTGGCTAGATGACATTAAAGTGCCGCAAACCGGTAAATTCAGCAAATTTAAAGGCAAACTGCCCTGGCCCGCCAATGGGCGAGTACTGAAAAACTACGGTGCTTCACGTGTGGGCAACAAAATGTCCTGGCAGGGTATGCTGATCGGCTCAAAATCGGGTGCTCCCGTTTCGGCCGTGCACCATGGGCGCATCATTTTTTCTGACTACCTTCGTGGTCATGGGCTACTCATAATCATCGACCACGGTGATGGCTATATGACGCTTTACGCGCATAACCAAGCGCTGTACAAGGAACTGGGCGAATGGGTAGGTGTCGGAGAAGTGATTGCCTCGGTGGGTAACAGCGGAGGCCAACAGAAATTCGCCCTATACTTTGAGCTGCGTTACAAGGGGAAGCCCACGAACCCGAAACGATGGTTCAAATCGGCATAA
- a CDS encoding Spy/CpxP family protein refolding chaperone gives MKNCISALAFGVLMSGSVVAAAGHHGQKCGGGGYGDGGGFKRFEVLAEKLELSDEQREAVKVLHEDTRAAAGDRQGRRGGMAAGIHKLDPDAADYDSQVEALAAEAAERSRARVMSKAERHKAFIEILTEEQRAELQVIHEKRMEGRGQGRWRNDGEE, from the coding sequence ATGAAAAATTGTATATCGGCGTTGGCCTTTGGCGTACTCATGTCGGGTTCGGTTGTTGCTGCGGCTGGCCATCATGGTCAAAAGTGCGGTGGTGGTGGTTATGGCGATGGTGGTGGTTTTAAGCGGTTTGAAGTGTTGGCGGAAAAGCTGGAGCTTTCTGATGAGCAGCGTGAAGCTGTAAAGGTGCTGCATGAAGATACACGTGCAGCGGCGGGAGATCGGCAGGGCCGCCGCGGAGGCATGGCTGCGGGTATACATAAGCTGGATCCCGATGCAGCAGACTATGACTCCCAGGTTGAAGCGTTGGCGGCAGAAGCGGCTGAGCGGTCTCGTGCACGAGTGATGAGCAAGGCTGAGCGGCACAAAGCATTTATCGAAATTCTTACCGAAGAGCAGCGTGCAGAGCTTCAGGTAATACACGAGAAGCGAATGGAGGGAAGGGGTCAGGGTCGCTGGCGCAATGACGGCGAAGAGTAA
- a CDS encoding divergent polysaccharide deacetylase family protein produces the protein MAMNANASTNATTDNAWQHSCPVPHPNTQQPMVAIIIDDLGYQMGPALHLLELHRELTFSIIPFTPYGRKLATLAHQQQREVMVHAPMETLHEIPWEQALLAKMDQRQIRELSQQMLAAVPNAQGLNNHGGSLLTQRTEHMGWLMDELKTTNFYFVDSRTSAASVASRSAQNAGVPQMSRDVFLDNQRNTEAILEQLNKLEQLARKYGHAVGIGHPYPETLAALESKLPELSARGVQIVRISTLIKATTGHAQYAFETTQPQLMTVHPEAP, from the coding sequence ATGGCCATGAACGCCAACGCCAGCACAAACGCCACTACCGATAATGCCTGGCAGCACAGCTGCCCTGTCCCTCATCCAAACACTCAGCAGCCCATGGTGGCGATTATTATTGATGACCTGGGCTATCAAATGGGCCCAGCCCTGCACCTGCTCGAACTTCATCGCGAGCTAACATTCTCGATCATTCCCTTTACCCCCTACGGCCGTAAACTGGCAACACTTGCGCACCAACAGCAACGCGAGGTCATGGTTCACGCGCCCATGGAAACCCTACATGAAATTCCCTGGGAACAGGCGCTGCTGGCGAAAATGGATCAACGCCAAATTCGAGAATTGAGCCAGCAAATGCTAGCCGCTGTGCCCAACGCTCAAGGGTTAAATAACCATGGTGGCAGCCTACTCACCCAACGTACAGAGCATATGGGCTGGCTAATGGACGAGCTGAAAACAACCAACTTCTACTTTGTAGACAGCCGAACGTCGGCCGCTAGTGTCGCCAGCCGATCGGCCCAAAATGCCGGGGTACCTCAGATGTCTCGCGATGTATTTCTTGATAATCAGCGTAATACCGAGGCAATACTGGAACAACTCAATAAGCTCGAACAGCTCGCTCGTAAATACGGCCACGCTGTCGGCATCGGCCACCCCTACCCAGAAACCCTCGCAGCTTTAGAGTCAAAACTGCCGGAACTGTCCGCGCGTGGCGTTCAGATCGTTCGTATCTCCACATTGATCAAAGCCACCACCGGGCACGCTCAATACGCCTTTGAAACCACTCAGCCGCAACTAATGACCGTTCATCCCGAGGCGCCTTAA
- the glnG gene encoding nitrogen regulation protein NR(I) — protein MHKPNLVWIIDDDKSIRWVLEKALQQSGISTESFESGDKALTQIQHSRPDAIISDVRMPGTDGLALLANLNKAHPSLPIIIMTAHSDLESAVSAYQGGAFEYLPKPFDVDEAVAVTQRALAHASEQQEDIAAPEPIMDTEIIGEAPAMQEVFRAIGRLSQSNITVLINGESGTGKELVARALHRHSPRKDGPFIALNMAAIPRDLIESELFGHEKGAFTGAGAQRQGRFQQADGGTLFLDEIGDMPAETQTRLLRVLADGEFYRVGGHTAIKVDVRIIAATHQNLESLVEENRFREDLFHRLNVIRIHLPKIANRREDIPKLAQHFLHRAAKELDVETKILTPETEAYLANLSWPGNVRQLENTCRWITVMASGREVHVQDLPPELMEVKRAETPSGDWDKALRHWADQALACGQKEILSEAVPTFERALIETALKHTAGRKRDAANLLGWGRNTLTRKLKELGMTATED, from the coding sequence ATGCATAAGCCAAATTTGGTTTGGATAATCGACGATGACAAATCCATTCGCTGGGTACTAGAAAAGGCCCTGCAGCAGTCTGGTATCTCCACCGAAAGCTTTGAAAGCGGAGACAAAGCGCTGACGCAAATTCAGCACTCGCGTCCAGACGCTATTATCAGCGATGTGCGTATGCCCGGCACCGACGGCTTAGCTCTGCTCGCAAACCTGAATAAAGCACACCCCAGCTTACCCATTATTATCATGACGGCTCATTCAGATTTGGAAAGCGCGGTGTCGGCCTACCAGGGTGGCGCTTTCGAATACCTGCCCAAACCTTTCGATGTGGACGAAGCCGTTGCCGTCACCCAGCGCGCACTAGCCCACGCCAGCGAACAACAGGAAGATATTGCCGCACCCGAACCGATTATGGACACCGAAATTATTGGTGAAGCGCCGGCCATGCAAGAGGTTTTCCGAGCCATCGGCCGCTTGTCACAATCGAATATTACCGTGCTTATTAACGGTGAGTCGGGTACCGGTAAAGAGCTGGTTGCACGCGCCCTACATCGCCACAGCCCGCGTAAAGACGGCCCTTTTATCGCGCTAAATATGGCCGCCATCCCCCGAGATTTAATTGAATCTGAACTATTCGGGCACGAGAAAGGCGCCTTTACCGGCGCCGGCGCACAACGCCAAGGGCGCTTTCAGCAGGCCGACGGTGGAACACTATTCCTTGATGAAATTGGTGATATGCCAGCCGAAACCCAAACTCGCCTACTGCGTGTACTGGCCGACGGCGAGTTTTATCGCGTTGGTGGCCACACCGCTATTAAAGTAGATGTACGCATCATTGCGGCTACTCATCAAAATCTGGAAAGCCTAGTAGAAGAAAATCGTTTTCGCGAAGACTTGTTCCACCGGTTAAACGTTATTCGTATTCACCTGCCCAAAATCGCCAACCGGCGTGAAGATATTCCCAAGCTGGCGCAACATTTTTTACATCGCGCCGCCAAGGAGCTAGACGTAGAAACCAAAATCCTCACGCCTGAAACTGAAGCCTACCTCGCTAATTTAAGCTGGCCCGGCAACGTTCGCCAACTGGAAAACACCTGCCGCTGGATTACCGTGATGGCCTCCGGTCGTGAAGTGCATGTCCAGGATTTACCGCCAGAGCTGATGGAAGTTAAACGTGCCGAAACCCCCAGCGGTGACTGGGATAAAGCCCTGCGGCACTGGGCAGATCAGGCCTTGGCTTGCGGTCAAAAAGAAATCCTCTCTGAAGCGGTGCCCACATTCGAACGCGCGCTCATTGAAACCGCCCTAAAACACACCGCCGGGCGCAAGCGCGATGCCGCCAACCTGCTGGGCTGGGGCCGTAATACCTTAACGCGAAAACTGAAAGAATTAGGCATGACGGCTACGGAAGACTAA
- the secB gene encoding protein-export chaperone SecB, which translates to MSEENQTPEQVAGGENAAQPQFSIKRVYVKDLSFEAPQGAKAFTTQWQPKVSQDLNTQIDRLDEGHFEVVLKMTVTVKMDEEKTAFLAEVHQAGIFEVKGVDGVPLQHMLTSACPQILFPYAREAIDNLAVRGGFPPLNLPPVNFDALFAQAVAKAQAEAKVAEEAGETQ; encoded by the coding sequence ATGTCAGAAGAAAACCAAACCCCAGAACAAGTCGCTGGCGGCGAAAACGCAGCACAGCCACAATTTTCTATTAAGCGTGTTTACGTTAAAGATCTCTCTTTTGAGGCGCCTCAGGGAGCTAAAGCTTTTACTACTCAGTGGCAGCCAAAGGTGAGTCAGGATCTAAACACCCAGATAGACCGTCTCGATGAAGGTCATTTTGAAGTTGTGTTAAAAATGACTGTAACAGTGAAGATGGATGAAGAGAAAACGGCATTCCTTGCTGAGGTTCATCAGGCCGGTATTTTTGAAGTTAAAGGTGTGGACGGCGTGCCGTTGCAGCATATGCTGACTTCCGCTTGTCCGCAGATACTTTTCCCATACGCACGTGAAGCTATTGATAACTTAGCTGTACGCGGAGGCTTCCCTCCGCTAAATTTACCTCCGGTTAATTTCGATGCGCTCTTTGCTCAGGCCGTAGCCAAGGCTCAGGCTGAAGCCAAAGTGGCAGAAGAGGCTGGCGAAACCCAGTAA
- a CDS encoding sensor histidine kinase, producing MKIFNRIFWKFFISFWFASLAVMFATAYVVIGELQTKQFHKRHQELVRNIAQDIIYRHETNQPMPRHNMRHDRHNGGPPINPMAGLHEPPPQSSPYERKNMNGLKISAENGDIIFQHKFRGPKKAKKTYVIALTSESGKAYKVQAYAAKAPAFFREVLTRFYSFQFILIFITSTLVSAILSWTITRPLKELGQHSKQYAQGKSGLHISPNLTNRGDELGDLARDIELMTSKVSETLNSQQQLLFDVSHELRAPLARMQAIAGLLETDSVNEKYTERLHREFTYINNLIQQILNYSRLNRDSEQLQNTPLKSLIQDVIETIKIEHPNKNIIFTHNDSDSTIKIYPHLLTGAVENIIRNACVHTPLDTAIDISLTANANTLHINIRDHGEGVPHSDIEKLTTPFYRAGNKMHAKGFGLGLSIAHKSVQKHHGTMNIKNNDGGGLMVAIALPRDIHE from the coding sequence GTGAAAATATTCAATCGCATATTTTGGAAATTCTTTATTTCATTTTGGTTCGCCAGCCTTGCCGTCATGTTTGCAACAGCCTATGTCGTTATAGGCGAATTGCAAACTAAGCAATTTCACAAACGCCATCAAGAACTTGTCCGGAATATTGCACAAGACATCATCTACCGGCATGAAACAAATCAACCCATGCCTCGACATAACATGCGCCACGACAGACATAATGGCGGCCCACCAATCAACCCCATGGCGGGGCTGCATGAACCACCTCCGCAATCGTCGCCATACGAACGCAAAAACATGAACGGTCTAAAAATTAGTGCCGAAAATGGCGACATTATTTTTCAACACAAGTTTAGAGGGCCAAAAAAAGCTAAAAAAACTTATGTAATAGCCTTAACGTCAGAATCGGGAAAAGCCTACAAGGTACAAGCGTACGCGGCCAAAGCCCCCGCTTTTTTTCGCGAAGTATTAACACGTTTCTATTCATTTCAATTTATTCTTATATTTATTACCTCCACACTGGTAAGCGCAATATTGAGCTGGACAATTACACGCCCGCTCAAAGAGTTGGGGCAACATAGTAAACAGTATGCACAAGGAAAAAGCGGGCTACACATAAGCCCGAACCTTACCAACCGTGGAGACGAACTAGGAGACCTAGCCCGCGACATTGAACTAATGACGAGCAAGGTAAGCGAAACACTTAATTCACAGCAACAATTGCTTTTTGATGTGTCGCATGAACTTAGAGCGCCACTCGCTAGAATGCAAGCCATCGCAGGGTTACTGGAAACAGATAGCGTCAATGAAAAATATACCGAACGATTACATAGAGAGTTCACATACATCAACAACTTGATACAGCAAATTCTCAATTACTCACGGCTAAACCGGGATAGTGAACAGCTACAAAACACCCCACTTAAGTCGCTTATCCAAGATGTGATAGAGACAATTAAAATCGAGCACCCGAATAAAAATATTATATTTACCCATAACGATAGTGACTCAACCATAAAAATATACCCCCATCTACTCACGGGTGCGGTGGAAAATATAATCAGAAATGCGTGTGTACACACGCCATTAGACACCGCTATTGATATCAGCCTTACGGCCAACGCAAACACGCTACACATTAATATCCGAGATCACGGAGAAGGTGTGCCCCATTCAGACATCGAAAAACTCACAACGCCGTTCTATCGCGCAGGCAACAAAATGCACGCCAAAGGGTTTGGCCTAGGGCTTAGCATTGCCCACAAATCCGTACAAAAGCACCACGGTACAATGAACATTAAAAATAACGACGGCGGCGGGCTAATGGTGGCGATAGCGCTACCGAGAGACATACACGAATAA
- a CDS encoding response regulator transcription factor, producing the protein MNTPEFNSTANILLVDDDQTLCELISAYLQRDNFTVESVHSGEAALQHLSQPNTIAAMVLDIMMPGLSGLEVLQMLRQKSNLPVIMLTGRGDDIDRILGLEMGADDYLAKPCNPRELVARLRAVLRRVKPQQVIDNLQPLQLHGITLDLGMLTAEVNNASLKLTSAELNTLRLLMESAGTTLTKQTLTEQVLHRKLEVYDRSIDVHISRLRQKLAAVGVTDIIKAIRGAGYQMISAGNHK; encoded by the coding sequence ATGAACACACCTGAATTTAACAGCACAGCCAATATCCTGTTAGTAGACGATGACCAAACACTCTGCGAGCTAATATCGGCCTACCTGCAACGCGACAACTTCACCGTTGAATCGGTACACTCAGGCGAAGCCGCGCTGCAGCACCTATCCCAGCCAAATACCATTGCAGCCATGGTTTTAGATATCATGATGCCGGGCCTCTCAGGCCTAGAAGTACTGCAAATGCTAAGGCAAAAAAGTAACCTTCCAGTAATTATGCTCACCGGTAGGGGAGATGATATCGACCGCATACTCGGCCTGGAGATGGGCGCCGACGACTACCTAGCAAAGCCCTGCAATCCACGCGAACTGGTCGCACGCCTGCGCGCCGTGCTTCGCCGAGTAAAACCACAGCAAGTAATCGACAACCTCCAGCCTTTGCAACTTCACGGTATAACCCTCGATCTAGGTATGCTAACCGCAGAGGTTAATAACGCCTCGTTAAAACTCACCAGTGCAGAGCTAAATACACTACGCCTGCTTATGGAAAGTGCTGGCACAACATTAACCAAGCAAACCCTTACCGAACAAGTACTTCACCGAAAACTAGAAGTGTACGACCGAAGTATAGATGTACACATCAGCCGTTTAAGGCAAAAACTCGCCGCGGTTGGCGTTACCGATATTATCAAGGCCATTCGCGGAGCGGGCTACCAAATGATTTCTGCGGGTAACCACAAGTGA